A region of Chloracidobacterium sp. DNA encodes the following proteins:
- a CDS encoding NADH-quinone oxidoreductase subunit M: protein MDFITKNLLTILILLPLVGAVLTLGHQMFWKQESQLKWLTLGFTLLNFAVSLLLLTNNGTTSASGFYFEQNVPWIRAINTNYHVGVDGLSLWLVILTTFIVPIAVVSTWHAVEKRRTAFYIFLLLLESAMLGVFVSLDLLVFYLFFEASLVPMFFLIGIWGGDNRIYAAVKFFIFTALGSLLMLVAIIALFYIYADQTGLGGSFDFVSILSAMKSGTLTIAPQTGALLFFAFALAFSIKVPLFPFHTWLPDAHTEAPTAGSVILAAVLLKMGTYGLMRFNFALFPDQSREFAPLFITLAIIGIIYGALVAMVQPDVKRLVAYSSVAHMGFVILGMFSFTEQGMQGALFTMLAHGVTTGALFLLVGFIYERRHTREITQFGGLANVMPVYATIFVITTMASVGLPFLNGFVGEFLIMVGMFKSTVLSMSGATNWNIVATMLAGTGVIFAAVYLLWMVQRVFFGKVTNEKNKTLADLSWREIGLIIPLLFLMVYMGVYPKPFLARSEDAIKAIQTRVMGRAGGSVDHAEDRGHTPVEVVSDGCVCETETKTEQ, encoded by the coding sequence ATGGACTTTATTACTAAAAATCTGTTGACGATCTTGATCCTGCTGCCTTTGGTTGGAGCGGTGTTGACGCTTGGCCACCAAATGTTTTGGAAGCAGGAAAGCCAACTAAAGTGGCTGACGCTCGGATTTACGCTGCTGAATTTTGCGGTTTCACTTTTATTGCTTACCAACAATGGTACGACATCTGCCAGCGGCTTCTATTTTGAGCAAAACGTTCCGTGGATCAGGGCGATCAATACCAATTATCACGTCGGCGTTGACGGATTAAGTTTGTGGCTGGTGATCTTAACGACTTTCATAGTGCCTATCGCGGTCGTCTCGACGTGGCACGCGGTCGAGAAACGGCGGACAGCTTTTTACATCTTTTTGCTGCTCTTAGAGAGCGCGATGCTTGGCGTTTTTGTCTCACTTGATCTGCTTGTTTTTTACCTGTTTTTCGAAGCATCGCTCGTGCCGATGTTTTTCCTGATCGGCATTTGGGGCGGCGACAATCGCATCTACGCGGCGGTCAAATTCTTTATTTTTACGGCGCTTGGCAGTTTGCTGATGCTGGTCGCTATCATCGCACTTTTTTACATTTACGCAGATCAGACAGGCCTCGGCGGCTCTTTTGATTTTGTTTCAATATTAAGTGCAATGAAGTCAGGCACTTTAACTATCGCTCCGCAAACAGGTGCGTTACTGTTCTTTGCATTTGCACTGGCGTTCTCTATCAAGGTTCCCCTTTTCCCGTTCCACACATGGCTGCCTGACGCTCATACCGAAGCTCCGACCGCTGGCTCAGTTATCCTCGCGGCTGTGCTTCTGAAAATGGGAACATACGGCCTGATGCGTTTTAATTTTGCATTGTTCCCTGATCAAAGCCGTGAATTTGCTCCGCTCTTCATCACGCTTGCGATCATCGGCATCATTTACGGAGCGTTGGTCGCGATGGTACAGCCGGACGTCAAACGTCTCGTGGCGTATTCGTCCGTCGCACACATGGGTTTTGTGATCTTGGGTATGTTCTCGTTCACCGAACAGGGAATGCAGGGCGCTCTTTTCACAATGCTCGCTCACGGCGTGACGACCGGTGCGTTGTTCCTACTAGTTGGATTTATTTACGAACGTCGGCATACTCGCGAGATCACGCAGTTTGGCGGCCTTGCGAACGTGATGCCGGTTTACGCGACGATCTTTGTCATCACGACGATGGCGTCGGTCGGACTGCCTTTCCTGAACGGCTTTGTCGGTGAATTTCTTATCATGGTCGGAATGTTCAAATCGACAGTCCTGAGTATGTCCGGCGCAACAAATTGGAACATTGTCGCAACGATGCTTGCCGGAACCGGTGTAATCTTTGCGGCTGTTTATCTGCTCTGGATGGTGCAGAGAGTTTTCTTTGGAAAGGTGACGAATGAAAAGAACAAAACGCTCGCAGATTTGAGCTGGCGAGAGATCGGACTGATAATTCCGCTATTGTTTTTGATGGTTTACATGGGCGTCTATCCGAAACCATTTTTGGCTCGAAGTGAAGATGCGATCAAGGCAATTCAAACGCGAGTGATGGGCCGGGCCGGCGGCAGCGTTGATCACGCCGAAGATCGTGGTCACACTCCGGTCGAAGTAGTTTCTGACGGCTGTGTCTGTGAGACGGAAACGAAGACGGAACAATAA
- the nuoL gene encoding NADH-quinone oxidoreductase subunit L, translated as MVENNLLSLIIFAPLAGAVINWLIGGRLKNEMFSGLVACGTIAVSTVVAFMIAFGHNGALHSEKPVLDHLWTWIQVGSFRADFGLGMDRLSGIYACFITFVGLLIHIFATGYMKGDKGFYRFFAYLNLFMFSMLTLILADNFLLMFVGWEGVGLCSYLLIGFYLKKDEARRAAKKAFVMNRIGDWGVLIGIFLIFSLTGTISFFDKTVDGQQVQSVFTFVLANMSADPFTWGAIFAGGLTSVGVLLFIGATGKSAQIPLLTWLPDAMAGPTPVSALIHAATMVTAGVYLVVRSNAIYQMSPTAMWIIAVIGAATAIFAATIAIAQNDIKKVLAYSTVSQLGFMFLAAGVGAFVVAIFHVMTHAFFKALLFLGSGSVIHGMHHEQDMRKMGGLRKHMPITFITMAMGWLAICGIPIWAGFFSKDEILYKTFATDKYFPAGPFPGEEVLWAVAVFTAVLTAIYMTRMMVMTFWGEERFHHQIEGEHHGDDHDAHEDTHAHVHDDHDEEHHALPPNFKPHESPWVMTMPLVILAFLSTVGGLVGVPYAMSSIFGVKDANAFEHVLEPVVAETKMPTAIAAREAAKSHAPEVVQKERMLAGLSIVMAAIGIAIGFALFLKTPLRKMPKILEEKWRLDELYNGYIVDPITNLSRNGLWKGFDVGFIDGMVNGIGHFVIEAGSLVRQIQVGFVRSYAAIILLGALAVLGYFIYYGLKLVG; from the coding sequence ATGGTTGAAAATAACCTTTTGAGTCTAATAATTTTTGCACCTCTTGCCGGGGCCGTGATCAATTGGCTGATCGGCGGTCGGCTGAAAAACGAGATGTTCAGCGGCCTGGTCGCTTGCGGTACTATTGCGGTCTCGACGGTTGTGGCGTTTATGATCGCTTTCGGTCATAACGGTGCTTTGCATTCGGAAAAGCCTGTTCTTGATCATCTTTGGACGTGGATACAGGTAGGTAGTTTTCGAGCTGATTTTGGGCTGGGAATGGACAGGCTGTCGGGCATTTACGCTTGTTTTATAACTTTTGTCGGCCTTTTGATCCATATCTTTGCGACAGGTTATATGAAAGGCGATAAAGGGTTTTATCGCTTTTTCGCTTATCTGAACCTGTTCATGTTCTCGATGTTGACTCTCATTTTGGCGGATAATTTTCTGCTGATGTTTGTCGGTTGGGAAGGTGTCGGCCTTTGCTCGTATTTGCTGATCGGTTTTTATCTCAAAAAAGATGAAGCACGGCGAGCCGCAAAGAAAGCGTTCGTAATGAACCGCATCGGCGACTGGGGCGTGCTCATCGGAATATTTTTGATCTTTTCACTGACCGGAACAATATCGTTTTTTGATAAAACTGTTGACGGCCAGCAAGTGCAGAGCGTTTTCACTTTTGTTCTTGCTAATATGTCGGCTGATCCGTTCACTTGGGGCGCGATCTTTGCCGGTGGATTGACGTCGGTCGGCGTGCTTTTATTTATCGGTGCGACGGGTAAATCGGCACAGATACCTCTATTGACCTGGCTGCCTGATGCTATGGCCGGCCCGACGCCCGTGTCGGCTCTCATCCACGCAGCAACAATGGTCACAGCGGGCGTTTATCTTGTTGTTCGTTCGAATGCTATCTATCAAATGTCGCCTACTGCGATGTGGATCATAGCAGTCATTGGCGCTGCGACAGCGATCTTTGCCGCGACAATCGCTATCGCCCAAAACGACATAAAAAAGGTGCTCGCATATTCGACAGTTTCGCAGCTCGGATTTATGTTTCTCGCCGCCGGTGTCGGAGCGTTTGTCGTAGCGATCTTTCATGTGATGACACACGCTTTCTTCAAGGCTTTGCTTTTCCTCGGTTCTGGCTCCGTCATCCACGGAATGCACCATGAGCAGGATATGCGAAAGATGGGCGGCTTGAGAAAGCACATGCCGATCACTTTCATCACGATGGCGATGGGCTGGCTGGCGATCTGCGGCATCCCGATCTGGGCAGGTTTTTTCTCGAAAGACGAGATCCTCTATAAGACATTTGCTACCGACAAATACTTTCCCGCTGGGCCGTTTCCCGGCGAAGAGGTTTTGTGGGCAGTCGCGGTTTTCACGGCTGTGCTTACCGCGATCTACATGACGCGAATGATGGTCATGACTTTTTGGGGCGAAGAGCGTTTTCACCATCAGATCGAGGGCGAGCATCATGGCGACGATCACGACGCACACGAGGATACGCACGCTCACGTTCATGACGACCACGATGAAGAGCATCACGCTCTGCCCCCGAATTTCAAACCGCACGAATCGCCTTGGGTGATGACCATGCCGCTTGTAATCTTGGCATTTCTTTCAACGGTTGGCGGTCTCGTCGGTGTGCCGTATGCGATGAGCTCCATATTTGGTGTGAAGGACGCGAATGCATTTGAACATGTTCTCGAACCCGTCGTCGCCGAAACGAAGATGCCAACTGCAATTGCCGCTCGTGAAGCTGCCAAATCGCATGCTCCGGAAGTCGTGCAAAAAGAACGCATGCTCGCCGGCCTGTCGATCGTGATGGCTGCGATCGGTATTGCGATCGGGTTTGCCCTGTTCCTAAAAACTCCGCTTCGAAAGATGCCGAAGATCCTCGAAGAGAAATGGCGGCTCGACGAACTTTACAACGGCTACATAGTCGATCCGATCACAAATCTGTCGAGAAACGGCCTGTGGAAGGGCTTTGATGTTGGATTTATTGACGGCATGGTCAACGGTATCGGGCATTTCGTGATAGAGGCAGGTTCGCTTGTTCGTCAGATACAGGTCGGCTTTGTCCGCAGTTACGCAGCGATTATTTTGCTCGGAGCTCTGGCCGTGCTTGGGTATTTTATTTACTACGGATTGAAATTGGTTGGCTAA
- the nuoK gene encoding NADH-quinone oxidoreductase subunit NuoK: MEPSLASYLALSGILFTIGCVGVIFKRNAIGMFMCIELMLNAVNLTFVAFSRYYGDVTGQLFVFMVMSVAAAEAAVGLGIIIAFFRNSQSIDVDDASILRN; this comes from the coding sequence ATGGAACCGAGCTTAGCCAGCTATCTGGCGTTATCAGGAATATTGTTCACGATCGGCTGCGTCGGCGTTATTTTCAAACGCAACGCGATCGGGATGTTTATGTGCATCGAGCTGATGCTCAACGCGGTAAATCTGACGTTTGTGGCGTTTTCGCGTTATTACGGCGATGTCACGGGACAGCTTTTTGTTTTTATGGTAATGTCCGTCGCCGCCGCCGAAGCCGCCGTCGGCTTAGGCATCATCATCGCGTTCTTCCGCAACAGTCAGTCGATCGATGTGGACGATGCAAGTATTTTAAGGAATTAG
- a CDS encoding NADH-quinone oxidoreductase subunit J, with product MVSTVLFFLFAGLAIASAISMVYHRNPLYSAISLVGVFISLSCIYVTLAAPFIAAVQILIYAGAIMVLVVFVIMLLNLDEDKPLNRLKYLYALGGGLGLILLVQTFFIFYAVMRAPNVPADQSITAGKTLSIGQAMYTEYLLPVEIVGVLLLMAIIGAVMLSRRLAQPQLELVVEHESDLRHDEQ from the coding sequence ATGGTCTCAACCGTTCTATTTTTCTTATTTGCTGGCCTTGCGATCGCTTCGGCGATCTCGATGGTCTATCACCGTAATCCGCTTTACAGCGCGATCTCGTTGGTTGGCGTGTTTATCTCGCTGTCGTGCATTTATGTGACTCTTGCGGCTCCGTTCATCGCGGCAGTGCAGATATTGATCTATGCGGGTGCGATCATGGTTTTGGTCGTTTTTGTGATCATGCTTCTTAATCTGGATGAGGATAAACCGCTTAATCGCCTGAAATATCTCTACGCACTTGGCGGCGGACTCGGCCTGATCTTGCTCGTTCAGACATTTTTTATTTTTTACGCTGTGATGCGTGCTCCGAATGTTCCGGCCGATCAATCCATAACTGCCGGAAAGACTTTGAGTATCGGACAAGCGATGTACACCGAATATTTATTGCCGGTCGAGATCGTCGGAGTTTTGCTCCTGATGGCGATCATCGGAGCGGTCATGTTGTCGCGGCGATTGGCGCAGCCTCAGTTGGAATTGGTCGTCGAGCATGAATCCGATCTGAGACATGACGAGCAGTGA
- the nuoH gene encoding NADH-quinone oxidoreductase subunit NuoH gives MESVLKTAFPFIVISVGILLAFQGVLMIVAYTVLAERKVLGWIQGRIGPNRVGPWGVLQPFADLLKFIFKEDLVPDKSTKFVYFLAPMVALTCALMPIVVYPFGPRIKDPLTWISPYLISAVGWIPAVGSSLVDAINWLVPQAMNMPLTIARIDVGVLYVLGITSVGVYGIALAGWSSNSKYSLMGGLRSSAQMISYELAMGASVIGVVMLAGTLDLGGIIDAQVNSPFKWFIIPQVIGFFVFLIAAFAETNRVPFDLPEAETELVAGFHTEYSALKFALFFMAEYVNMFTVSMMCTVLFLGGWYLPGLGWFASVTGLQAWIGWGTVGYALISHIGFIVKICAFLFLYIWIRGTLPRFRFDQLMNFGWKFLLPVALGNVILTIVVVFFLNR, from the coding sequence ATGGAATCTGTACTAAAAACTGCATTTCCTTTCATCGTGATCAGCGTCGGTATCTTGCTCGCCTTTCAGGGCGTGCTGATGATCGTCGCTTACACGGTGCTTGCAGAACGCAAAGTGCTGGGCTGGATCCAAGGCCGCATCGGGCCAAATCGCGTCGGGCCGTGGGGCGTTTTGCAGCCGTTTGCCGATTTGCTCAAATTTATCTTTAAGGAAGATCTCGTTCCGGATAAATCGACGAAATTTGTTTATTTTCTGGCACCGATGGTCGCGTTGACGTGTGCGTTGATGCCGATCGTTGTTTATCCTTTCGGTCCGAGAATTAAAGATCCTCTGACTTGGATCTCTCCTTATTTGATCTCTGCTGTCGGATGGATTCCGGCTGTTGGCAGTTCGCTCGTGGATGCGATCAATTGGCTCGTGCCGCAGGCGATGAATATGCCGCTCACGATCGCCCGGATCGACGTAGGCGTGCTTTATGTTTTGGGCATAACGTCTGTCGGGGTTTACGGCATTGCTCTTGCGGGTTGGTCGTCGAATAGTAAATACAGCTTGATGGGCGGCTTGCGTTCGTCGGCGCAAATGATCTCGTATGAACTCGCGATGGGAGCGTCGGTGATCGGCGTTGTCATGCTTGCTGGAACGCTCGACCTCGGCGGTATCATTGACGCCCAGGTAAATTCGCCGTTCAAATGGTTTATCATCCCGCAGGTCATCGGTTTCTTTGTTTTCCTGATCGCGGCCTTTGCCGAGACGAATCGTGTTCCTTTTGATCTGCCTGAGGCTGAAACCGAGCTTGTTGCCGGTTTTCACACAGAATACTCGGCACTTAAATTCGCACTGTTTTTCATGGCTGAGTACGTGAATATGTTCACGGTCTCGATGATGTGCACCGTGCTCTTTTTAGGCGGCTGGTATTTGCCCGGATTAGGTTGGTTTGCCAGCGTTACAGGCTTGCAGGCTTGGATCGGCTGGGGAACTGTCGGTTATGCGTTGATCAGCCACATCGGATTTATCGTCAAGATATGTGCGTTTTTGTTTCTTTATATTTGGATACGCGGAACGCTGCCGCGATTTCGTTTTGACCAGTTGATGAATTTTGGCTGGAAGTTTTTGCTGCCGGTCGCTTTGGGAAATGTGATCCTGACGATCGTCGTAGTGTTTTTTTTGAATCGATAA
- a CDS encoding molybdopterin-dependent oxidoreductase, whose protein sequence is MSEQIKVTINEMEFDVDKGARLIDVCREKGFGIPSFCYYKDLELQASCRMCLVRIEKMPKLQTSCTIICTDGMVVTTQSEEVEKAQRAMGEFLLTNHPLDCPVCDRGGECELQEVIFDWGDVEERFSEKKNAQPEKYLSPIVANDPQRCILCKRCTRVCSEWMGEDAIEAGNRGSNTVIGTYGGWLNCSQCGNCIEVCPTGTLLDGVYRHETRPWELDQTVTTDVYGSDGMQLSIGSRGGAVHRIVARDRYVNGLNGEFLDVKARFAHEFINHPDRIKTPMIRYSKGGKLIPATWDAAIKFAADKLKEHGKSVGVIASPRLTNESVFTLKRFASDAVGSDNFAVSDVNDQAPAFNNLSVPLCTHEEIRHAKTIILIGGEPEEEQTYTAKQIRQAVRNGGAKFICVNDTPIELSRRATQFVHVNAGSVDAFALALADAGSGQMAAGKLGVDAAQIDAVGKAINETEGDLIIMFGSELSPNAQAAIAASAGSFSAENRRVLLHPLPRYNNSVGAHDMTTGRRSVDEVVKNSKAVLIGGSLQDATALQGKDFVVVQELFQTDTTEFADVVFPAASFAEVDGTFTNNAGNVQRVRKAIEPIHQSKPDWMIAALIAREMGIEFGYDFSASMVFKAIADSVPAYNGLRYPMLKDESNPVQAKYAITVGKDVSAHVQTLRTKVEAMSDSAAKNFEVPKVGHKLHRLTTMTSKTAQFHLLAHGNPKPENLLVSPLVQFGLDGVSREDGKAEAATVHASDRSAPVKIV, encoded by the coding sequence ATGTCAGAACAGATAAAAGTAACCATAAACGAGATGGAATTCGACGTCGATAAAGGCGCACGGCTGATTGACGTGTGTCGCGAGAAAGGCTTTGGAATTCCGTCGTTTTGCTATTACAAAGACCTTGAATTGCAGGCCTCGTGCCGGATGTGTTTAGTGCGCATCGAGAAAATGCCGAAGTTGCAAACCTCTTGCACTATCATCTGCACCGACGGAATGGTCGTGACAACGCAGTCTGAGGAGGTCGAAAAAGCGCAGCGTGCGATGGGTGAATTTTTGCTTACAAATCACCCGCTCGATTGTCCTGTCTGCGACCGGGGCGGCGAATGTGAATTACAGGAAGTCATATTCGATTGGGGCGATGTCGAAGAGCGATTTTCAGAGAAAAAGAACGCTCAGCCGGAAAAATATCTATCGCCTATCGTCGCAAACGATCCTCAGAGATGTATTCTCTGCAAACGCTGTACGCGCGTATGCAGCGAGTGGATGGGAGAAGACGCTATTGAGGCCGGCAATCGCGGGTCGAATACTGTGATCGGAACATACGGCGGCTGGCTGAACTGTTCACAGTGCGGCAACTGCATAGAAGTTTGCCCGACCGGAACATTGCTCGACGGAGTTTACCGTCATGAAACAAGGCCGTGGGAACTCGACCAGACGGTCACAACGGATGTTTACGGTTCGGACGGAATGCAACTAAGCATTGGCTCACGCGGCGGTGCGGTACACCGTATTGTTGCCCGGGATCGCTACGTAAACGGCTTGAACGGTGAATTCCTGGATGTAAAGGCACGTTTTGCACACGAATTTATTAATCATCCTGATCGAATCAAGACACCGATGATCCGCTATTCAAAAGGCGGAAAGCTGATACCGGCGACATGGGATGCGGCGATAAAATTTGCCGCAGATAAGCTGAAGGAACACGGGAAATCGGTCGGCGTCATCGCAAGTCCGCGGCTGACAAACGAATCTGTGTTTACCCTTAAACGTTTCGCGTCAGATGCGGTCGGCAGCGATAACTTTGCTGTTTCGGATGTAAATGATCAGGCACCGGCTTTTAATAATCTCAGCGTGCCGCTTTGCACTCACGAAGAAATTCGTCACGCCAAAACAATTATTCTGATCGGCGGCGAGCCGGAAGAGGAACAGACCTACACCGCCAAACAGATCCGTCAAGCGGTTCGCAACGGCGGAGCGAAGTTCATTTGCGTTAACGATACACCGATAGAACTCTCACGTCGAGCAACTCAGTTTGTTCATGTAAATGCAGGCTCCGTTGATGCTTTTGCATTGGCCTTGGCAGATGCGGGCAGCGGTCAGATGGCCGCCGGAAAGCTCGGGGTCGATGCGGCACAGATCGATGCAGTCGGAAAGGCTATAAACGAGACCGAGGGTGACTTGATAATCATGTTCGGCAGCGAACTTTCACCTAACGCGCAGGCTGCGATCGCAGCGTCAGCCGGTTCTTTTAGTGCCGAAAATCGTCGTGTGTTGCTTCACCCGCTTCCGCGATATAACAATTCGGTCGGCGCTCACGATATGACGACGGGTCGAAGATCTGTCGATGAAGTCGTAAAGAATTCAAAGGCCGTATTGATTGGCGGAAGTTTGCAGGACGCAACCGCGCTGCAAGGCAAGGATTTTGTTGTTGTCCAAGAGCTTTTTCAGACGGATACAACAGAATTTGCAGATGTAGTGTTCCCCGCGGCAAGTTTTGCCGAAGTTGACGGAACATTTACAAATAACGCCGGCAATGTTCAACGTGTCCGAAAAGCTATCGAGCCAATTCACCAATCAAAACCCGATTGGATGATAGCCGCACTGATCGCTCGTGAAATGGGCATTGAATTTGGTTATGATTTTTCGGCCTCGATGGTCTTTAAAGCGATCGCTGATAGTGTTCCGGCCTATAACGGACTTCGCTATCCGATGCTGAAGGACGAATCAAATCCGGTCCAGGCGAAATACGCGATCACTGTTGGCAAAGATGTTTCAGCACACGTTCAGACGTTGAGAACGAAAGTTGAGGCAATGAGCGACTCGGCCGCGAAAAATTTTGAAGTTCCGAAAGTCGGACACAAACTGCATCGGCTGACAACGATGACCAGCAAGACGGCTCAGTTTCATCTATTGGCGCACGGTAATCCTAAACCGGAGAATCTGTTGGTTTCGCCGCTTGTTCAGTTTGGGCTTGATGGTGTTTCGCGTGAAGATGGAAAGGCAGAGGCCGCAACAGTGCATGCTTCTGACCGCTCTGCTCCGGTCAAAATAGTTTGA
- a CDS encoding DUF1579 domain-containing protein, which yields MKFGESKESGFHSQMAGLVGEWRGMTKTWFEPDKLADESPMSGSIRTILDGRFVMHEYSGSLQDKPFGGVAIYGFDLATSKFQSAWVDSFHMSTAIMLSEGEADDNFNVMGSYFAGEGEPRWGWRTEISVVDDSNIVITAYNVTPDGEEAKATETRYMRKN from the coding sequence ATGAAATTTGGAGAGTCAAAAGAGAGCGGCTTTCACTCACAAATGGCAGGGCTGGTTGGTGAGTGGCGGGGCATGACGAAAACGTGGTTCGAGCCTGATAAATTGGCTGACGAATCCCCGATGTCCGGTAGTATTAGGACAATTCTTGACGGGCGGTTTGTTATGCATGAGTATTCAGGCAGTTTGCAAGATAAGCCGTTTGGGGGCGTTGCGATCTACGGCTTTGATCTTGCGACGAGTAAATTTCAGTCAGCGTGGGTTGACAGCTTTCATATGTCAACGGCGATCATGCTCAGCGAAGGTGAGGCTGACGACAATTTTAATGTGATGGGCAGTTATTTTGCCGGCGAAGGCGAACCTCGTTGGGGGTGGCGAACAGAGATCAGTGTGGTTGACGACAGCAACATTGTGATTACGGCTTATAACGTTACTCCTGATGGGGAAGAGGCAAAGGCAACTGAAACGCGCTACATGCGAAAGAATTGA
- a CDS encoding 30S ribosomal protein THX, whose protein sequence is MGKGDKRTRRGKIFAGSFGKTRQKPKKAAFEARPEGSAAAEKPAKKRTVKRVPAAEVAE, encoded by the coding sequence ATGGGAAAGGGCGATAAACGAACACGAAGAGGCAAAATCTTTGCCGGCAGTTTTGGAAAGACACGACAGAAGCCGAAAAAAGCAGCTTTTGAAGCTCGGCCGGAAGGCTCGGCGGCCGCCGAAAAACCTGCTAAGAAAAGAACGGTGAAGCGAGTTCCGGCAGCCGAAGTGGCAGAATGA
- the nuoF gene encoding NADH-quinone oxidoreductase subunit NuoF: MEIKAIGCEPLSLKRIGVKDGHTLKVYAETGGYKSLEKALSMTQDEIIQQVKDSALRGRGGAGFPSGMKWSFVPRDSPKPKYIVCNADESEPGSFKDRYLMEYDPHALIEGMIIAAYALGSKTGYIYGRGEYRYLLDIMDVAINEAREAGILGAKVLGNQNFSFDLHTHTGAGAYICGEETALLSSLEGYRGHPRMKPPFPAIEGLYACPTIVNNVETLTSIPQIIEMGGIKWRDLGTEKSGGTKLWSISGHVKKPGVYELPMGYADMEKFIFEDCGGMLRDDKKLKAVIPGGSSVYIMNASQILGKNVTLDYEGLVSAGSMLGTGGMMVMDETVDIMDSTKNLTEFYKHESCGWCTPCREGTDWLVKIFNRISIGEGRPEDAQLMLDICDNIEGKSFCPLGDAAAWPIQSAIKQFPGDFKKWLSDKAGPNRVSPNV; the protein is encoded by the coding sequence ATGGAAATCAAAGCAATAGGCTGTGAACCATTGTCATTAAAGCGTATTGGCGTCAAAGACGGCCACACTCTTAAGGTGTATGCAGAGACTGGCGGTTACAAGTCGCTCGAAAAAGCGCTTTCGATGACGCAGGACGAGATCATCCAACAAGTAAAAGACTCCGCTCTGCGTGGACGCGGCGGTGCAGGATTCCCATCGGGAATGAAGTGGTCATTTGTTCCGCGTGATTCACCAAAACCGAAATATATCGTGTGCAACGCAGATGAATCGGAGCCTGGTTCGTTCAAGGATCGCTACTTGATGGAGTATGATCCGCACGCCCTTATTGAGGGAATGATCATCGCAGCCTACGCGCTCGGATCAAAAACGGGCTACATCTATGGACGAGGCGAATATCGATATCTCCTCGACATTATGGATGTCGCGATCAACGAAGCGCGCGAAGCCGGAATTCTCGGAGCAAAAGTGCTTGGCAATCAGAATTTCTCGTTTGATCTACACACGCACACTGGTGCCGGTGCTTACATTTGCGGAGAAGAAACCGCATTGCTGAGTTCGCTCGAAGGCTATCGGGGCCATCCGCGTATGAAGCCGCCGTTTCCTGCTATCGAGGGGCTTTATGCCTGCCCGACGATCGTGAACAACGTCGAAACATTGACTTCAATTCCTCAGATCATCGAAATGGGCGGAATCAAATGGCGCGATCTCGGCACAGAAAAATCGGGCGGAACTAAACTCTGGTCGATCAGCGGCCATGTCAAAAAGCCAGGCGTTTACGAGCTTCCAATGGGCTACGCCGATATGGAAAAGTTCATTTTCGAAGATTGCGGCGGAATGCTTCGTGACGACAAAAAGCTCAAAGCAGTCATTCCAGGCGGATCGAGCGTTTACATCATGAACGCTAGCCAGATCCTGGGTAAAAATGTGACGCTCGACTACGAAGGATTGGTTTCGGCAGGCTCAATGCTCGGAACAGGCGGAATGATGGTCATGGATGAGACGGTCGATATAATGGACTCGACCAAAAATCTGACCGAGTTTTACAAGCATGAATCGTGTGGATGGTGCACGCCTTGCCGCGAGGGGACGGATTGGCTCGTAAAGATTTTTAACCGTATCTCGATCGGCGAAGGCAGGCCCGAAGATGCACAGTTAATGCTCGACATATGCGACAACATCGAGGGCAAATCGTTTTGTCCACTCGGTGACGCAGCTGCGTGGCCGATACAGAGCGCGATTAAACAATTTCCCGGCGATTTTAAGAAATGGCTTTCGGATAAAGCCGGTCCAAACAGAGTATCGCCGAACGTATAA
- the nuoE gene encoding NADH-quinone oxidoreductase subunit NuoE, with product MAAHTATSFTDKVLVSDEVAEFSPAVIDEMKMHVAKYPADRTRSALIPLLFVVQRERGGWLDNPGINFLAKFLNLEVTDIWETATFYSMFNLRPVGRHHIQICKTLSCRIMGEPDITEHICSKLGIHPGETTEDGKFTITMVECLGSCGTAPMMQIGFDYHEDLTTEKVDKILAECK from the coding sequence ATGGCAGCTCATACCGCAACAAGTTTTACCGACAAGGTTCTCGTTTCTGATGAGGTGGCGGAGTTTTCTCCGGCGGTCATTGACGAGATGAAGATGCACGTCGCTAAGTATCCGGCAGATCGCACACGGTCGGCTTTGATACCGCTTTTGTTTGTTGTTCAGCGCGAGCGCGGCGGGTGGCTTGATAATCCGGGTATCAATTTTTTGGCGAAGTTTTTGAATCTTGAGGTGACTGACATCTGGGAAACGGCGACGTTTTATTCGATGTTCAATCTGCGACCGGTCGGCCGTCATCACATACAGATATGCAAGACGCTTTCGTGCCGGATCATGGGCGAGCCTGATATCACCGAACATATTTGTTCAAAGCTAGGTATTCATCCCGGCGAAACGACCGAGGACGGCAAATTCACCATAACGATGGTCGAATGCCTCGGAAGCTGCGGCACGGCGCCGATGATGCAGATAGGGTTTGATTATCACGAAGATCTGACTACTGAAAAAGTGGATAAGATACTGGCGGAATGTAAATAG